A single window of Desulfovibrio psychrotolerans DNA harbors:
- a CDS encoding acylphosphatase: MNTGCRCIISGIVQGVGFRYWTRDAARALHLEGWVRNLPDGTVELEAFGPEDSLRALQDLLHEGPPYSRVTKVQCVPCPPPDHSSGNLSMAGSPSSGGSARFIIRA, encoded by the coding sequence ATGAACACGGGATGCCGATGCATTATCTCCGGTATCGTTCAGGGGGTCGGTTTCCGGTACTGGACCCGCGACGCGGCGCGCGCCCTGCATCTGGAAGGCTGGGTCCGCAACCTGCCGGACGGCACGGTGGAACTGGAAGCCTTTGGCCCGGAAGATTCCCTGCGCGCCCTGCAAGACCTGCTGCACGAAGGCCCGCCATACAGCCGGGTTACAAAAGTACAATGCGTCCCCTGCCCCCCGCCCGACCATTCTTCCGGCAATCTTTCCATGGCAGGCTCCCCTTCCTCAGGCGGTTCCGCCCGGTTCATCATCCGCGCATGA
- the radC gene encoding RadC family protein codes for MDSKPHYHGHRDRLREKLRKDATQLADYEVLELVLGTVLLRRDTKPLAKELLFRFRTLHGVLNARPSELRAVPGFGPSLQAHWMLLRELMARCHESPARERAVLSGPSDIVNMARARLGNLAHEEFWAAFLDNQNRLLAWERVTTGTVNTTMIYPRDLMEKALGHKASSLVVVHNHPGGNPFPSTPDIEITRQLVQSGKTLGIRVLDHIIVTEDTHYSLRDEGHL; via the coding sequence ATGGACAGCAAACCGCACTACCACGGTCACAGGGACCGGCTACGGGAAAAACTCCGCAAGGATGCGACACAGCTTGCGGACTACGAGGTTCTTGAACTGGTATTGGGAACCGTTCTGCTGCGCAGAGATACAAAACCCCTTGCCAAGGAATTGCTGTTCAGGTTCCGCACTCTGCACGGCGTGCTGAACGCCCGCCCGTCCGAGCTGCGTGCCGTGCCGGGATTCGGTCCTTCGTTGCAGGCGCACTGGATGCTCCTGCGGGAACTGATGGCCCGGTGTCATGAATCCCCCGCCCGCGAACGCGCCGTGCTCTCCGGGCCTTCGGATATCGTGAACATGGCCCGCGCGCGGCTGGGTAACCTTGCCCATGAGGAATTCTGGGCGGCCTTTCTGGATAACCAGAATCGCCTGCTCGCGTGGGAGCGGGTTACAACCGGCACGGTGAACACCACCATGATTTACCCGCGCGACCTCATGGAAAAGGCGCTGGGGCACAAGGCAAGCTCCCTTGTGGTGGTGCACAACCACCCGGGCGGGAATCCGTTTCCCTCCACGCCGGATATCGAGATAACGCGACAGCTCGTGCAGTCCGGCAAAACGCTGGGCATACGGGTGCTGGACCACATTATCGTCACGGAAGACACGCATTACAGCCTGCGGGATGAAGGACATCTGTAA
- a CDS encoding DNA polymerase III subunit delta gives MPHTTRPGFSICVCPDAQLIKEQVESLLAAHPAAEGPWQRHAYWGDEGLPAVFWENLTLQGLFAAPKCLVVRNAQNLATDDWKKLSQTLGRFNPLAWAFLCMEVPFEKGGPKVAKAVSSLQCWTFADKQGWIWTSPGLTPQTMRGFASAWATRNGVTILPPVLQTLSHKLPPDATAATRELEKLALAAGDSRTITAEIAADLSHEPEMDVFAFINALQNAGSGQTGGNASLHKVWHKVMHSQAGGEEMVFPFLAMLLREARLLWQLLAGEQAFLPGNVKQAKERLARSLGRARLCRIWDLALEADKGIKTGERRPEQAMELLVAGLIALFSPPSDPRKPSQSRSSTHFR, from the coding sequence ATGCCCCACACCACACGCCCCGGATTCAGCATCTGCGTCTGCCCCGATGCGCAGCTCATCAAGGAACAGGTGGAATCGCTCCTCGCCGCCCATCCTGCGGCAGAAGGGCCCTGGCAGCGTCATGCCTACTGGGGAGATGAAGGGCTGCCCGCCGTCTTCTGGGAAAACCTGACCCTGCAAGGATTGTTCGCCGCTCCCAAGTGCCTTGTGGTCCGCAACGCCCAGAACCTTGCCACGGATGACTGGAAAAAGCTGAGCCAGACGCTGGGCCGCTTCAACCCGCTGGCGTGGGCTTTTCTGTGCATGGAGGTTCCCTTTGAAAAAGGCGGTCCCAAGGTGGCAAAGGCTGTCTCATCCCTGCAATGCTGGACCTTCGCCGACAAGCAGGGCTGGATATGGACATCCCCCGGCCTCACCCCGCAGACCATGCGCGGATTCGCCTCCGCATGGGCAACCCGCAATGGCGTGACCATTCTTCCGCCCGTGCTGCAAACCCTTTCGCACAAGCTTCCCCCGGACGCCACCGCAGCAACCCGCGAACTGGAAAAGCTGGCTCTTGCCGCCGGCGATTCGCGCACCATAACGGCAGAGATAGCCGCCGACCTTTCCCACGAACCGGAAATGGATGTCTTCGCCTTCATAAACGCCCTGCAAAACGCCGGTTCAGGACAGACCGGCGGCAACGCCTCCCTGCACAAGGTGTGGCACAAGGTCATGCACAGTCAGGCAGGCGGTGAGGAGATGGTCTTCCCCTTCCTTGCCATGCTCCTGCGCGAAGCGAGGCTGTTGTGGCAGTTGCTGGCAGGCGAGCAGGCCTTTCTGCCCGGCAACGTGAAGCAGGCCAAGGAACGGCTGGCCCGTTCGCTGGGGCGCGCACGCCTGTGCCGCATATGGGATCTGGCGCTGGAGGCGGACAAGGGCATAAAAACCGGCGAACGCAGGCCGGAACAAGCCATGGAACTGCTCGTTGCCGGCCTGATAGCCCTGTTCAGCCCCCCTTCCGACCCGAGAAAGCCTTCACAAAGCCGTTCTTCCACGCATTTTCGCTGA
- the lptE gene encoding LPS assembly lipoprotein LptE, with product MWLPTDTIRPAAPMARRSFALLAVLLLTVLSSLALLSGCAGYQFAGKEKGIFGDPSSTLRMVEVENPTMYPWLPHRLRSLMRDEVHKRNLARWVDTSPSDYSMRIIISEFRLRSHTRDASDTTLLYSATLGFEAIVYSGTTNSVVWRSGKEYLSRTYDSKNAEEAGTDAASLLVQRVADRMRHSF from the coding sequence ATGTGGTTGCCAACTGACACCATACGCCCTGCGGCTCCCATGGCCCGCCGGTCCTTCGCTCTGCTGGCCGTCCTGCTGCTGACTGTCCTGTCGTCGCTGGCGTTGCTTTCTGGCTGCGCGGGCTACCAGTTTGCGGGCAAGGAAAAGGGCATTTTCGGCGATCCTTCGTCCACGCTGCGCATGGTGGAGGTAGAAAACCCCACCATGTACCCGTGGCTTCCGCACCGGCTGCGCTCGCTCATGCGCGATGAAGTACATAAGCGCAATCTGGCCCGGTGGGTGGATACAAGCCCCTCGGACTACTCCATGCGCATCATCATCAGCGAATTCCGGCTGCGCAGCCACACACGCGATGCCAGCGACACCACCCTGCTCTACTCGGCCACGCTGGGTTTTGAGGCCATTGTCTACAGCGGAACAACCAACAGCGTGGTGTGGCGGTCCGGCAAGGAATACCTCTCCCGGACGTATGATTCCAAAAACGCGGAAGAGGCCGGTACCGATGCGGCGTCCCTGCTGGTGCAGCGCGTGGCTGACCGCATGCGTCACAGCTTCTGA